From one Anopheles bellator chromosome 1, idAnoBellAS_SP24_06.2, whole genome shotgun sequence genomic stretch:
- the LOC131215333 gene encoding uncharacterized protein LOC131215333: MKVDKAVCTNGTLGDLGRAIQFEAVFSTLVENKMLAIKRECEFKKRHKKSRLLRKAVFNRKVTTACCHQSVTTSASGSISAGDPDGTSEPDYADRNGALAEHASGSAAGWRIYESEDRRANGAASLAIDNSLISDDADEVIVEIGDLSSLVDSDGNVVVTTNAVDSARRFQADIPRDECYSPSLVRDNPVSTAVNLTPTSSDSGQPSNADVRTRESTVIKAGVPPQRSDQKTTTRKPSVFEPISIEIEHESFDLNDSATNVAMELDGVRGGVSGKRGSTASEPISIIKNSVQQHATAASAAGYRFGTGSYLSPGSAVNRLRLLEAKSISAQNSPILRRQRTGTEGRHLTFSPATYRQHSSTKTSAIECDSSLMDLSKAEANHLQHLQQHQQHYNSTVIVKEQKLVPVAGDGRRTARGGTTKATQLLGTNGGSSSSASMKNKLAQKNCNNHSAIADDDNTAIGEPMAESPSTLGFIESFNQLTASNLAVIATHTARQSPPVSDTVKLQHCRRPPRGTTTYCSVGELNKPHVQDPSPSASHKLPPPAYSSMVDETVSTSMVKTAELAKSITNLARASGSQRHRKESDFLRQSSCNVELHHGPTTSGTCSRRSNAKEHHHRKGNGAGSYGYGDSSYIMGYDVNESDEDKLNKRKYKYLKRCSDPVIVFPTTSGSGGSGGGSGRGGDGASGLQHCILSRPPNQLIQFPYDEDLMYDISMQMESDCHGELDSIVSEKKKKHKHSRHHHHHHRHCKKTRHKKRKILVHDLDDQSVKVIDPDDLPQRARWTIIATACLLLIMCLLLVGITLRMAPIIDDMVRQENERLMRESLDRAKMIKNYTEYNRMIGGDETP, translated from the exons ATGAAAGTTGATAAAGCCGTGTGCACGAATGGCACCCTCGGTGATCTGGGGCGGGCGATTCAGTTTGAGGCCGTGTTCTCGACATTGGTCGAGAATAAAATGTTGGCGATCAAGCGTGAGTGTGAGTTCAAGAAGCGGCACAAAAAATCACGGCTCCTGCGCAAAGCCGTTTTCAACCGCAAGGTAACCACCGCCTGCTGCCATCAATCGGTAACTACATCTGCCAGCGGCAGTATCTCTGCTGGAGATCCCGATGGCACCAGTGAGCCAGATTATGCCGATCGTAATGGTGCACTGGCTGAGCACGCCTCCGGATCGGCTGCTGGATGGCGAATCTACGAGAGTGAAGATCGGAGAGCGAATGGGGCCGCTTCGTTAGCGATCGATAATTCCCTTATCAGCGATGACGCCGACGAGGTGATCGTTGAAATCGGCGACCTTTCGTCGTTGGTGGACTCCGATGGCAATGTGGTTGTGACGACGAATGCGGTTGACTCAGCCCGTCGGTTCCAGGCGGACATTCCCAGAGACGAATGTTACTCACCCAGCCTAGTACGTGATAATCCGGTGTCGACCGCCGTGAACCTAACGCCTACGAGCTCCGATAGCGGTCAACCGTCAAACGCAGATGTGCGGACGAGAGAGTCAACTGTGATCAAAGCAGGCGTGCCTCCGCAACGGAGCGATCAAAAGACTACAACGAGAAAACCGTCGGTGTTCGAGCCTATTTCAATCGAAATAGAACACGAATCGTTTGATCTCAACGATAGTGCAACGAACGTGGCGATGGAGCTGGACGGGGTCAGGGGCGGTGTGTCGGGAAAACGGGGAAGCACTGCCTCCGAGCCGATATCGATCATCAAAAACTCGGTGCAGCAACACGCCACTGCTGCTTCTGCCGCTGGTTATCGATTCGGTACGGGTTCGTACCTGTCACCCGGAAGTGCCGTCAATCGGCTGCGTTTGCTGGAAGCTAAGTCGATAAGCGCTCAAAACAGTCCGATACTGCGACGGCAACGGACAGGTACGGAGGGCCGGCACCTGACATTCAGCCCCGCAACCTATCGGCAGCATTCGTCGACGAAAACGAGTGCCATAGAGTGTGATAGCTCCCTAATGGATCTCAGCAAGGCGGAAGCGAACCATTTgcagcacctgcagcagcaccaacagcactACAACTCCACTGTGATAGTGAAGGAACAGAAGCTAGTGCCGGTGGCTGGTGACGGCCGGCGTACCGCGCGTGGTGGAACCACCAAAGCGACACAGTTACTAGGAACTAATGgcggtagtagtagtagcgctagtatgaaaaacaaattagcacaaaaaaattgtaacaaTCACAGTGCCATTGCGGACGATGACAATACCGCGATCGGAGAACCCATGGCAGAGTCTCCATCTACTCTAGGATTCATTGAAAGCTTTAATCAACTGACGGCATCCAACCTAGCTGTGATAGCAACGCATACCGCACGTCAATCACCGCCGGTTAGTGATACGGTTAAGCTGCAACATTGCCGACGACCGCCCAGGGGCACCACAACGTACTGTTCCGTTGGCGAGCTGAACAAACCCCACGTCCAAGACCCCTCTCCTTCCGCGTCGCACAAGCTTCCGCCGCCTGCGTACTCCTCGATGGTGGACGAAACCGTGAGCACCTCGATGGTCAAAACCGCGGAACTGGCTAAGTCTATCACCAACTTGGCTCGCGCATCGGGCAGCCAACGGCACCGCAAGGAGAGCGATTTCCTTCGACAATCAAGTTGTAACGTTGAGCTACACCACGGACCTACTACCTCCGGTACC TGCAGCCGCAGATCGAACGCGAAAGAACATCACCATCGCAAGGGCAATGGGGCCGGCAGTTACGGTTACGGCGATTCCTCCTACATAATGGGCTACGACGTGAACGAAAGCGACGAAGACAAGCTAAACAAAAGGAAGTACA AATATTTGAAACGATGCTCTGATCCCGTCATTGTGTTCCCAACGACCAGTGGCAGCGGTggtagtggcggcggcagcggccgcggcggcgacggtgccAGTGGACTGCAGCACTGCATCCTTAGTCGTCCACCCAATCAGCTTAT CCAATTTCCTTACGACGAAGACTTGATGTACGATATTTCGATGCAAATGGAGTCAGACTGTCACGGTGAACTTGATTCGATAGTGTctgagaagaagaagaaacacaaGCACAG cagacatcatcatcaccatcatcggcactGTAAGAAAACACGacataaaaagcgaaaaatccTAGTACACGATTTGGACGACCAAAGCGTGAAG gTGATAGACCCCGACGATCTGCCACAACGTGCCCGCTGGACGATCATAGCGACTGCTTGCTTACTGCTAATTATGTGCCTACTACTTGTCGGAATCACTCTGCGAATGGCTCCTATTATTGATGATATGG TACGCCAAGAGAACGAACGACTTATGCGCGAGTCCCTCGACAGGGCGAAGATGATCAAAAACTACACCGAGTACAACAGGATGATTGGTGGCGACGAAACTCCTTAA
- the LOC131216820 gene encoding uncharacterized protein LOC131216820, with amino-acid sequence MAKVSASSHQDPTIIDMMEISKKRPPKLKSADRTVSMRIDNYSPRSAPASGVGGGGGDPCEGGSGFAGGSSPILLDSSLIVHHSPVERVSPVAMKKHLPDPKVFIRNEASPTSLKVDDPWSIARKQFRRSDTLHVYSPSMHQLRKATSFHSRSNSGGGGSNPDEIVAAPIIRHSSVRHTHIYPSEYLVKQDSAGAGSSSAGGLAGGDEEKALSPVAGGSSYHHSPNVGSNRRNCHMHRSFNFDQQQKRNAAFLRRDSVKFHSLGDDIPSEVIERSPREGKKFSSANASLENEIYRSRSNSRTDKKGESFSDFVSRQNSKKYNQKNSTISLDRALPYVAGSGGDSFRRSLMQHSNVHLLSPNQTFGDEFKPQKSPLFDQKKSYSLRYKNGRQDARDNFKAKKSKSFIVDLEPPHPAIISATSSPYRKSSMAFTADEADKIYKASQKLSSNLMLDGAGRVDISPIPMDIMDINYGVIMKTYQMNRQKLLNAPPKGRRKFADSRKKLEGGSFDDDTESSRKRKRIVCFVMGVFLALALLSVLAVLVTLTHTSSGSSSATQSKTQYTFARDTPIHAIPTYMVSKDSPKHYNGGN; translated from the coding sequence ATGGCCAAAGTTTCCGCCAGCTCCCACCAGGATCCCACGATAATCGATATGATGGAGATCAGTAAAAAGCGTCCACCAAAGCTGAAGTCCGCCGATCGGACCGTGTCGATGCGGATCGACAACTACTCGCCTCGGAGTGCCCCGGCATccggtgtcggcggcggcggcggcgatcctTGCGAAGGTGGTTCCGGGTTTGCCGGAGGCAGCAGTCCCATACTGTTGGACAGCAGCCTGATCGTGCACCACAGTCCAGTCGAGCGGGTGTcgccggtggcgatgaagAAACATTTGCCGGACCCGAAAGTGTTCATCCGCAACGAGGCCTCACCGACGTCACTGAAAGTCGACGATCCCTGGAGCATCGCCCGCAAACAGTTCCGTCGATCCGACACGCTGCACGTGTACTCGCCCTCCATGCACCAGCTGCGCAAGGCTACGTCCTTCCACTCGCGCTCCaacagtggcggcggcggctccaaTCCGGACGAGATCGTGGCCGCGCCCATCATCCGGCACAGCAGCGTGCGGCACACACATATCTACCCGAGCGAGTACCTGGTGAAGCAGGACagtgccggagccggaagtaGCAGcgctggcgggctggctggcggtgatgAGGAGAAAGCGCTCAGCCCGGTGGCTGGCGGGTCCAGCTATCACCACTCGCCGAACGTGGGCTCCAACCGGCGGAACTGCCACATGCACCGGTCCTTCAACttcgaccagcagcagaagcgcAACGCCGCCTTCCTGCGGCGCGACTCGGTAAAGTTCCACTCCCTCGGGGACGATATCCCGTCGGAGGTGATCGAGCGGAGCCCGAGGGAGGGCAAAAAGTTTAGCTCGGCCAATGCGTCGCTAGAGAACGAGATCTACCGGTCGCGCAGCAACAGTCGGACGGACAAGAAGGGCGAATCGTTTTCGGACTTTGTCAGCCGCCAGAACAGCAAAAAGTACAACCAGAAGAACAGCACGATCAGCCTGGACCGGGCGCTACCATACGTGGCCGGGAGCGGCGGGGACAGCTTCCGGCGGTCGCTCATGCAGCACTCGAACGTGCATCTGCTCAGTCCGAATCAAACGTTCGGCGACGAGTTTAAGCCGCAAAAGTCACCGCTTTTCGATCAGAAAAAGTCCTACTCGCTGCGCTACAAGAACGGCCGGCAGGACGCGCGGGACAATTTTAAGGCGAAAAAGTCCAAAAGTTTCATCGTAGACCTAGAGCCGCCCCACCCGGCGATCATCAGTGCCACGAGTAGCCCGTACCGGAAGAGCAGCATGGCGTTCACGGCGGACGAGGCGGACAAGATCTACAAGGCATCGCAGAAGCTGTCCTCCAACCTGATGCTGGACGGTGCCGGCCGGGTGGACATATCGCCGATACCGATGGACATTATGGACATCAACTACGGTGTCATCATGAAGACGTACCAAATGAACCGCCAGAAGCTGTTGAACGCCCCGCCCAAGGGGCGCCGAAAATTTGCCGATTCGCGCAAGAAGCTCGAGGGCGGCAGCTTCGACGATGACACCGAGTcgtcccggaagcggaagcgcaTCGTTTGCTTCGTGATGGGCGTtttcctggccctggccctgctGAGCGTGTTGGCGGTGCTCGTGACGCTGACGCACACCAGCTCGGGCAGCAGCTCGGCCACCCAGTCCAAAACGCAGTACACGTTCGCCCGGGACACACCCATACACGCCATCCCCACGTACATGGTTTCGAAGGACTCGCCAAAGCACTACAACGGAGGCAATTGA